From one Musa acuminata AAA Group cultivar baxijiao chromosome BXJ2-6, Cavendish_Baxijiao_AAA, whole genome shotgun sequence genomic stretch:
- the LOC135582219 gene encoding oxysterol-binding protein-related protein 1D-like isoform X1, translating to MNPLCCIAPVSLERGDRGNPSPLVALKSAKPALGAESPTRNSSSKRLIQAPAILPDSDAAAACREAAEESAAVVEGGDGRGVNGAVAGVLWKWVNFGKGWRSRWFVLQDGVLSYYKVRGPDRILMGPVASEAGVRVIGEESLRRVRKEQQWGNVGFARKGATKQWKPFGEVHLKVSSIRTSKSDDKRLYIFTGTKTLHLRCNSREDRTTWIEALFSAKEHFARLLTSNEFEPMVEVTVSTEKLRERLLLERLSEATVRECESIMLSEISELQNKLKSLQQKHLILLDTLSKLETEKVELETTVVDETKEREVHLGLVNGRFSDFYSVISEGTATDSEADNESQGADVETDEDDGMYFDTRDFLSSELLRSGSYRSRELMGNGVAGSTFGIESSFPDGTQDIGLGVRTLEYPYVKRRNKLPEPKEKEKPVGLWSIIKENIGKDLSGVCLPVYFNEPLSSLQKCFEDLEYSDLVDRALEWGRQGNSLMRILHIAAFAVSGYASTEVRQCKPFNPLLGETYEADFPDKGLRFFSEKVSHHPMVVACHCEGRGWNFWGDSNLKGKFWGRSIQLDPIGILTLQFEDGEIFQWSKVTTSIYNIIIGKIYCDHYGTMRIKGSGDYSCKLKFKEQSIIDRNPHQVHGFVQDNRTGNKVAMLMGKWDEAIYYVLGDPSTKPKGYDPMSEAVLLWERDKSVTQTRYNLTPFAISLNELTPSLMEKLPPTDSRLRPDQRHLENGEYELANLEKLRLEQLQRQARRLQEKGWQPRWFKKDGDDDCYRYMGGYWEARERGNWEGIPDIFGQGDTPLGTD from the exons ATGAATCCTCTGTGCTGCATTGCGCCCGTGTCTCTGGAGCGGGGGGATCGCGGAAACCCGTCGCCGTTGGTGGCGCTCAAATCGGCGAAGCCCGCCCTTGGGGCCGAAAGTCCCACCAGGAACTCGTCCAGCAAGAGGCTGATCCAGGCCCCAGCGATCCTGCCCGACTCGGATGCGGCCGCCGCGTGCCGCGAGGCGGCGGAGGAGtcggcggcggtggtggagggTGGGGATGGGAGGGGTGTGAACGGGGCCGTGGCGGGGGTTCTTTGGAAGTGGGTCAACTTCGGGAAGGGGTGGCGATCCCGGTGGTTCGTGCTGCAGGACGGGGTGCTGTCTTATTACAAGGTTCGCGGGCCGGATAGGATATTGATGGGGCCGGTGGCTTCTGAGGCCGGAGTGAGGGTCATCGGGGAAGAGTCGCTCAGACGGGTGCGGAAGGAGCAGCAGTGGGGGAATGTCGGGTTTGCGCGGAAGGGAGCCACGAAGCAGTGGAAGCCATTTGGGGAGGTACATTTGAAG GTTTCTTCAATTCGTACTAGCAAGTCAGATGATAAAAGGCTGTACATATTTACTGGAACTAAAACTCTACATTTACGGTGTAATTCTAGAGAAGATCGAACCACATGGATTGAAGCTCTATTTTCTGCTAAGGAGCATTTTGCTCGTCTGCTGACAAGTAATGAATTTGAACCTATGGTAGAAGTTACTGTCTCGACTGAGAAATTACGAGAAAGATTGCTGCTGGAACGATTGAGTGAAGCAACAGTGAGAGAATGTGAGTCTATTATGCTATCTGAAATATCTGAACTGCAGAATAAATTAAAGTCTCTGCAACAAAAGCATCTTATTCTGCTTGACACATTAAGTAAATTGGAG ACAGAGAAGGTTGAGCTGGAAACTACAGTAGTTGATGAAACAAAGGAGCGTGAAGTGCATCTTGGATTGGTGAATGGAAGATTCAGTG ACTTCTATTCAGTCATATCAGAGGGGACTGCAACTGACTCAGAAGCAGACAATGAAAGTCAGGGGGCAGATGTGGAAACAGATGAAGATGATGGAATGTATTTTGATACTAGAGACTTCTTATCTTCTGAGTTACTGAGAAGTGGTTCATACCGTAGTCGGGAACTTATGGGTAATGGTGTTGCTGGGTCTACATTTGGCATTGAATCCAGCTTTCCTGATGGTACGCAAGATATTGGTCTAGGAGTCAGAACTTTGGAATATCCCTATGTCAAACGGAGGAACAAATTGCCTGAgcccaaggaaaaagaaaaacctGTTGGTTTGTGGTCAATAATCAAAGAGAATATTGGGAAGGATCTTTCTGGAGTTTGTCTCCCTGTTTACTTCAATGAGCCGCTCTCTTCTTTGCAGAAATGTTTTGAGGATCTGGAATATTCGGACTTGGTTGATCGAGCATTAGAATGGGGCAGGCAG GGAAACAGCCTAATGAGGATTCTTCACATTGCTGCTTTTGCTGTATCTGGATAtgcttcgacagaagtccgacagTGCAAACCCTTTAACCCTCTGCTTGGGGAAACTTATGAAGCTGATTTTCCAGATAAGGGTCTTCGCTTCTTCTCTGAGAAG GTGAGTCACCACCCAATGGTTGTTGCTTGTCACTGTGAAGGTAGAGGATGGAATTTCTGGGGTGATTCCAATTTAAAAGGAAAGTTTTGGGGTAGATCCATTCAGCTTGATCCTATTGGGATTCTAACTCTTCAGTTTGAAGATGGGGAGATATTTCAGTGGAGTAAAGTCACTActtcaatatataacataatTATTGGAAAAATCTATTGCGATCATTATGGTACTATGCGAATAAAGGGCAGCGGCGACTATTCCTGCAAGCTAAAGTTCAAAGAACAGTCCATTATTGACCGTAATCCCCATCAG GTGCATGGTTTTGTTCAAGATAATAGAACTGGTAACAAGGTAGCAATGTTGATGGGGAAGTGGGATGAGGCCATCTATTATGTGCTAGGAGACCCAAGCACAAAGCCGAAGGGTTATGATCCGATGTCAGAAGCAGTTCTTCTTTGGGAGCGAGATAAGTCTGTAACTCAAACACGATACAACCTCACACCATTTGCCATTTCATTAAACGAGTTGACACCATCCTTGATGGAAAAGTTGCCCCCAACCGACTCCCGCTTACGGCCTGATCAGCGACATTTAGAGAATGGGGAATACGAGCTGGCAAATCTAGAGAAACTCAGGCTGGAACAATTACAACgacag GCAAGAAGGCTGCAGGAGAAGGGATGGCAACCAAGGTGGTTCAAAAAAGACGGCGACGATGACTGTTACCGGTACATGGGTGGATACTGGGAAGCAAGAGAGAGAGGAAACTGGGAAGGAATTCCTGATATATTTGGTCAGGGTGATACTCCGTTGGGTACGGattga
- the LOC135582219 gene encoding oxysterol-binding protein-related protein 1D-like isoform X2, with translation MNPLCCIAPVSLERGDRGNPSPLVALKSAKPALGAESPTRNSSSKRLIQAPAILPDSDAAAACREAAEESAAVVEGGDGRGVNGAVAGVLWKWVNFGKGWRSRWFVLQDGVLSYYKVRGPDRILMGPVASEAGVRVIGEESLRRVRKEQQWGNVGFARKGATKQWKPFGEVHLKVSSIRTSKSDDKRLYIFTGTKTLHLRCNSREDRTTWIEALFSAKEHFARLLTSNEFEPMVEVTVSTEKLRERLLLERLSEATVRECESIMLSEISELQNKLKSLQQKHLILLDTLSKLETEKVELETTVVDETKEREVHLGLVNGRFSDFYSVISEGTATDSEADNESQGADVETDEDDGMYFDTRDFLSSELLRSGSYRSRELMGNGVAGSTFGIESSFPDGTQDIGLGVRTLEYPYVKRRNKLPEPKEKEKPVGLWSIIKENIGKDLSGVCLPVYFNEPLSSLQKCFEDLEYSDLVDRALEWGRQGNSLMRILHIAAFAVSGYASTEVRQCKPFNPLLGETYEADFPDKGLRFFSEKVSHHPMVVACHCEGRGWNFWGDSNLKGKFWGRSIQLDPIGILTLQFEDGEIFQWSKVTTSIYNIIIGKIYCDHYGTMRIKGSGDYSCKLKFKEQSIIDRNPHQVHGFVQDNRTGNKVAMLMGKWDEAIYYVLGDPSTKPKGYDPMSEAVLLWERDKSVTQTRYNLTPFAISLNELTPSLMEKLPPTDSRLRPDQRHLENGEYELANLEKLRLEQLQRQARRLQEKGWQPRWFKKDGDDDCYRYMGGYWEARERGNWEGIPDIFGQGDTPLG, from the exons ATGAATCCTCTGTGCTGCATTGCGCCCGTGTCTCTGGAGCGGGGGGATCGCGGAAACCCGTCGCCGTTGGTGGCGCTCAAATCGGCGAAGCCCGCCCTTGGGGCCGAAAGTCCCACCAGGAACTCGTCCAGCAAGAGGCTGATCCAGGCCCCAGCGATCCTGCCCGACTCGGATGCGGCCGCCGCGTGCCGCGAGGCGGCGGAGGAGtcggcggcggtggtggagggTGGGGATGGGAGGGGTGTGAACGGGGCCGTGGCGGGGGTTCTTTGGAAGTGGGTCAACTTCGGGAAGGGGTGGCGATCCCGGTGGTTCGTGCTGCAGGACGGGGTGCTGTCTTATTACAAGGTTCGCGGGCCGGATAGGATATTGATGGGGCCGGTGGCTTCTGAGGCCGGAGTGAGGGTCATCGGGGAAGAGTCGCTCAGACGGGTGCGGAAGGAGCAGCAGTGGGGGAATGTCGGGTTTGCGCGGAAGGGAGCCACGAAGCAGTGGAAGCCATTTGGGGAGGTACATTTGAAG GTTTCTTCAATTCGTACTAGCAAGTCAGATGATAAAAGGCTGTACATATTTACTGGAACTAAAACTCTACATTTACGGTGTAATTCTAGAGAAGATCGAACCACATGGATTGAAGCTCTATTTTCTGCTAAGGAGCATTTTGCTCGTCTGCTGACAAGTAATGAATTTGAACCTATGGTAGAAGTTACTGTCTCGACTGAGAAATTACGAGAAAGATTGCTGCTGGAACGATTGAGTGAAGCAACAGTGAGAGAATGTGAGTCTATTATGCTATCTGAAATATCTGAACTGCAGAATAAATTAAAGTCTCTGCAACAAAAGCATCTTATTCTGCTTGACACATTAAGTAAATTGGAG ACAGAGAAGGTTGAGCTGGAAACTACAGTAGTTGATGAAACAAAGGAGCGTGAAGTGCATCTTGGATTGGTGAATGGAAGATTCAGTG ACTTCTATTCAGTCATATCAGAGGGGACTGCAACTGACTCAGAAGCAGACAATGAAAGTCAGGGGGCAGATGTGGAAACAGATGAAGATGATGGAATGTATTTTGATACTAGAGACTTCTTATCTTCTGAGTTACTGAGAAGTGGTTCATACCGTAGTCGGGAACTTATGGGTAATGGTGTTGCTGGGTCTACATTTGGCATTGAATCCAGCTTTCCTGATGGTACGCAAGATATTGGTCTAGGAGTCAGAACTTTGGAATATCCCTATGTCAAACGGAGGAACAAATTGCCTGAgcccaaggaaaaagaaaaacctGTTGGTTTGTGGTCAATAATCAAAGAGAATATTGGGAAGGATCTTTCTGGAGTTTGTCTCCCTGTTTACTTCAATGAGCCGCTCTCTTCTTTGCAGAAATGTTTTGAGGATCTGGAATATTCGGACTTGGTTGATCGAGCATTAGAATGGGGCAGGCAG GGAAACAGCCTAATGAGGATTCTTCACATTGCTGCTTTTGCTGTATCTGGATAtgcttcgacagaagtccgacagTGCAAACCCTTTAACCCTCTGCTTGGGGAAACTTATGAAGCTGATTTTCCAGATAAGGGTCTTCGCTTCTTCTCTGAGAAG GTGAGTCACCACCCAATGGTTGTTGCTTGTCACTGTGAAGGTAGAGGATGGAATTTCTGGGGTGATTCCAATTTAAAAGGAAAGTTTTGGGGTAGATCCATTCAGCTTGATCCTATTGGGATTCTAACTCTTCAGTTTGAAGATGGGGAGATATTTCAGTGGAGTAAAGTCACTActtcaatatataacataatTATTGGAAAAATCTATTGCGATCATTATGGTACTATGCGAATAAAGGGCAGCGGCGACTATTCCTGCAAGCTAAAGTTCAAAGAACAGTCCATTATTGACCGTAATCCCCATCAG GTGCATGGTTTTGTTCAAGATAATAGAACTGGTAACAAGGTAGCAATGTTGATGGGGAAGTGGGATGAGGCCATCTATTATGTGCTAGGAGACCCAAGCACAAAGCCGAAGGGTTATGATCCGATGTCAGAAGCAGTTCTTCTTTGGGAGCGAGATAAGTCTGTAACTCAAACACGATACAACCTCACACCATTTGCCATTTCATTAAACGAGTTGACACCATCCTTGATGGAAAAGTTGCCCCCAACCGACTCCCGCTTACGGCCTGATCAGCGACATTTAGAGAATGGGGAATACGAGCTGGCAAATCTAGAGAAACTCAGGCTGGAACAATTACAACgacag GCAAGAAGGCTGCAGGAGAAGGGATGGCAACCAAGGTGGTTCAAAAAAGACGGCGACGATGACTGTTACCGGTACATGGGTGGATACTGGGAAGCAAGAGAGAGAGGAAACTGGGAAGGAATTCCTGATATATTTGGTCAGGGTGATACTCCGTTGG GATGA
- the LOC103987149 gene encoding probable Ufm1-specific protease — protein MEGETGRCVRVLCPKKSLLSSKNPGLRWLIGSPLFLPPFTVVSSFRCLHALPDDDPYSPDFAKEADEIRMLLLRGFNIIGALFVGDGNWETCAWKAVEASSKMRKFLFGDGDCDLIGAVTDLITDDIHFFVSHSTNVESMEAVSTVVFEDNPETYVWEKGCLLRCELELKLPVFVPLDKTSDVAEIVSSLVDEAAAKLRDPYVAYLVEGSNVDTDELSRSIVLHGMELDSKPDHSDSMLLKASMKESGAKDLACSHFYLKDKNISSSTIRENADAIQIAVLSNQSRNNCKSAVPVAEYFPATEYARNLNVNFKLDVLCYASEDFTIAAALSKLVIPGLIDQLNSIKKAVIPELLSQQPQLCPYHFLPPELLHPVTAIYDLRYGETEMKQGEMRRSLHSRLGLPLDRPLLRIANALSFGMKNTKDTHSVKYGSSLLKNVHAEVPTSGVSGGIISLIDGSYEYYHYLLYGFDDNGWGCAYRSLQTIISWYRLQQYASIGVPSHREIQQALVDMGDKEPSFVGSREWIGAIELSYVLDKLLGVSCKIINVRSGEELPEKCRELSMHFQTQGTPVMIGGGVLAYTLLGVDYNQASGDCAFLILDPHYTGNDDLKKIVNGGWCGWKKAIDSKGRNFFLKDKFYNLLLPQRPNMV, from the exons ATGAAATTAGGATGCTACTTTTAAGAGGATTCAATATTATAGGTGCATTATTTGTCGGCGATGGAAACTGGGAGACATGTGCTTGGAAGGCAGTTGAGGCTTCCagtaaaatgagaaaatttcTTTTTGGTGATGGAGATTGTGATCTAATAGGTGCTGTGACTGATTTAATAACTGATGACATTCATTTCTTTGTCTCACATTCTACAAATGTGGAAAGTATGGAAGCAGTTAGTACAGTTGTTTTTGAAGATAATCCTGAAACATATGTCTGGGAGAAAGGTTGTCTACTCAGATGTGAGCTGGAATTGAAGTTGCCTGTTTTTGTTCCTCTTGATAAAACATCAG aTGTTGCAGAGATTGTTTCATCATTGGTTGACGAAGCTGCTGCCAAACTAAGAGATCCATATGTTGCATACCTAGTTGAAGGGTCAAACGTTGATACTGATGAGTTATCTCGATCCATTGTTTTGCATGGTATGGAGTTGGATTCAAAACCAGATCATTCTGATTCCATGCTTTTGAAGGCTAGTATGAAGGAATCTGGTGCAAAGGATCTAGCTTGTTCACATTTTTACTTGAAAGATAAGAACATTTCATCATCAACAATAAGAGAG AATGCAGATGCTATCCAAATAGCTGTTCTATCCAACCAATCCAGAAATAATTGTAAATCAGCTGTTCCAGTTGCCGAGTATTTTCCAG CAACTGAATATGCAAGAAATCTAAATGTTAATTTCAAGCTAGATGTCCTCTGCTATGCGTCTGAAGATTTTACCATAGCTGCTGCTCTATCTAAATTAGTTATACCTGGATTAATTGATCAGCTAAATAGTATCAAGAAGGCTGTCATACCAGAGCTGTTATCACAACAACCCCAG CTTTGTCCATATCACTTTCTTCCACCTGAGCTATTACATCCAGTAACAGCTATCTATGATCTTAGATATGGTGAGACTGAAATGAAACAAG gtGAAATGAGGAGATCTTTGCACTCAAGACTGGGTTTACCCTTAGACCGTCCTCTACTCCGGATTGCGAATGCTTTAAGTTTTGGCATGAAGAATACCAAGGACACCCATTCAGTGAAATATG GTTCTTCGTTGCTTAAAAATGTTCACGCTGAGGTTCCAACTAGTGGGG TTTCTGGAGGCATTATCTCGTTGATTGATGGATCTTATGAATACTATCATTACCTCCTCTACGGTTTTGATGACAAT GGCTGGGGATGTGCTTATCGCTCTTTGCAAACTATCATATCCTGGTATCGACTTCAACAATATGCATCCATAGGAGTTCCTTCACACAG GGAAATTCAACAGGCTCTTGTTGACATGGGTGATAAGGAGCCATCTTTTGTTGGATCACGCGAATGGATTGGAGCTATTGAGTTAAGCTATGTTTTGGACAAACTTCTTGGA GTCAGCTGTAAAATTATTAATGTGAGATCTGGGGAAGAGCTTCCAGAGAAGTGTAGGGAGCTCTCCATGCATTTTCAGACACAGGGAACTCCAGTAATGATTG GTGGTGGGGTTCTAGCGTATACTCTTTTGGGAGTCGACTACAACCAAGCAAGTGGTGATTGTGCATTTCTTATACTCGATCCACACTATACAGGTAACGATGATCTTAAGAAGATTGTGAATGGTGGATGGTGTGGGTGGAAGAAGGCTATTGATAGCAAAGGCCGGAACTTCTTTTTAAAGGATAAGTTTTATAACCTCCTCCTCCCACAAAGGCCCAACATGGTCTGA